The Archaeoglobaceae archaeon genomic sequence TCAAGGAAGGGAACGTTGGAGTTGTTTCAAGAAGTGGAACGTTAACCTATCAGATCTCCTATAACCTTACTTCTCTTGGCATTGGGCAATCTACAGTGGTGGGCATAGGCGGAGACAGGATAGTAGGACTAACATTTGCAGAAGTTCTTGAGATGTTTGAAAAGGATAAGCAGACTGAAGCGATCGTGCTAATCGGAGAGATAGGTGGGCGAGATGAAGAGAGGACCGCGGAGTTCATAAAAGAGAACATAAGCAAACCAGTCGTTGGTTACATTGCGGGAATTACCGCGCCACCCGGTAAAAGAATGGGGCATGCGGGAGCGATCATAGAAGGTGGTGTTGGAACCGCGGAGTCAAAGATCAGAGCTTTGAAGGCTGTAGGGGTTGAAGTTGGCAAAACTCCGAAAGAGGTTGCGGAGCTCGTTGCCAAAAAGCTCAAATGAGACTTGATCTCTGGCTTGTTAAAGAAGGGTATTTCAAAACGAGAAATAGAGCTAAGATCGCCATAAAGCAGGGACTTGTAAGAGTTAATGGAGTGGTTGTTAAAAAGCCCTCTGCAGAAGTCAATGAGAGCTACATGATCGAAGTTCTTGACGACAAGCCCGCTGGCTACTGGAAGCTGAAGCATTTGGACGAGACTTTTGGAATTTTCAAAGGCGATGAGGTTGTGCTGGATCTTGGAAGCTCTGCGGGCGGATTTCTGCTTTATGCACGCGAGAGAGCGAAGTTTGTATATGGCATTGAGTTCAGCAAGGAATTCGAAGAAGCCCTTAAAGAGCTTGAAAGCCTTGGAAACGTCAAAATATTTATAGAAGATGCTTTTAAGTTCGACATTAGCAAAATCGAGCATGTTGATGTTATTTTGAACGATCTAACTTTGCCCTTCGCCTCTTCGATGACCGCCTTGAGAAGATTTTTGCCCAAATTGAAGCCAGATGGCAAAATTCTATTTGTGCATAAGCTCAGTAAAGGAAATGAGGCAGATTTTAAAGGCTTTGAGATCATTGCTTTTGAGAGGGCTAAGGACAAGAGGGAAGTTTATTACCTGATTAAGCCTATTGAGCTCTGTAAATCTGAACAATAAAAATGCCTTTTTGACTCCAAACTTTTTTAATTTAACCTTAAAAATGAATTAAAACAACTCTTCTTGTAGATTACTTGAATACTGATCGTGTTCTTGATACATATCCATTAGTGACCGACAAAAACATTAGGATTTTCGCCAAAGAGGGTCAATATTTACGAAGAAGATATAAAGAGCGACCCACAATTTTAAATGTTGGATTTTGCAAAATCTATAAATAAAATAAAATTTTGGAGCTATAGTTCAACATAAGTCGCATCTATTATTCCATCAAGCTTTAGCATCTCCTTCAGCACTTCTTCTGTTGGTGGATCGTCTACAAGCAGTAGCATTAGCTGAACTCCACCAGGCTTGTCACCTTTTCTTCCCACGATCATTCCTGCGATGTTTATGTTATTCTTTCCGAACAATGTGCCCACCCTACCTATCACTCCCGGCTTATCTTCGTGCAAAGATATGATATAATGCCCCTTTGGAATGAAGTTCACATGATATACGTCAATTCTGAGCAGTCTGTATTCCTTTCCAAAGCAAGTTCCCGCAAAAGAGATGCTCTTTCCATCGCTTTCGATCTCAACTTCCAATAGACTCTCGTAGTTTTCAACTTTTTCAACAACACTGGTCTCGACTTTTATCCTCCTCTCCTCAGCTATCTTCTTCGCGGAGATAAGATTTATCCCTGCACCCAATGTTTTTTCAAGTAGCCCCTGAAGTAACGCTCTGACCACAAATTCTTTGTTTTTCTCTGCAATTTTGCCACTGAATTTTAACTTCACGTTTCTTATAACTCCACCAAGTCTTGCACTTGCAATTTTACCCATTTTTTCGGCGAGTAGCATATATGGGTGTATAAACTCGAACTCTGCCGGTTCTATCGACGGTAAGTTCACTGCATTTTTTACTGGCAAACCTTTTGCAAGATTTATGATATCTTCAGCAACAATTAGTCCTACACTGAGTTGAGCCTCTTCGGTTGAGGCTCCGAGATGCGGTGTGGTAATTACGTTTTCAAAGGTAAATATGGGGCTGTTGAAATCCGGAGGCTCTTTTTCAAAAACATCGAGCGCTACTCCTCCTATTTTTCCATTCTGAAGCCCTTCTATGAGAGCTTTTTCATCTATAATCCCTCCTCTCGCTGTATTTACTATTAAAACTCCCTTTTTCATTAAATCTATTTGTTCCTTCTTTATCAACCCCATGGTCTCTTTTGTTTTGGGAACGTGCAGAGTGATTATATCTGATTCTTTAAGTAGTGTCTCAAAGTCTACGAGTTTTATTCCGATTTGTTGAGCTCTTTCTGGTGGTATATAGGGATCGAATGCTAGAACATTCATTTCAAGTGCTTTGCACCTTTTTGCAACTTCAAAGCCAACTCTTCCGAGCCCAATTACACCAATGGTTTTACCACGAAGTTCAATTCCAGTAAACTTCTTTCTATCCCATTTCTTCTCTTTCATCGACAAATAAGCCTGTGGAATTTTTCTTGCCAAAGCAAATATCAGTGCTATTGTGTGTTCTGCAGTTGAAATCGTATTTCCTCCCGGGGCATTTACAACTACAATCCCCCGTGCAGTTGCACTCTCAAGATCGATGTTGTCAACCCCAACACCGGCTCTTCCAATTATCTTCAGATTCTTTGCTTTCTCTATTATATCTCTATCAACTTTTACTTGGCTTCTTACAATTAGAGCATCGTAATTCTGGATTATATTCAGTATTTCTTCCTTTTTGAGCCCTGTTTTTACGTCAACTTCTAAACCTTCTTTTTTCATTAATTCCACAGCTTCATCGCTGATGTGTTCTGCAACCAGCACTCTCATGACATCCACTCTAAAAGCCCAGGTATAAAAACTATGCGATTTCTATCAAGAACCCTCATTGTTTAAAAATCCTTTAAAATTCATTGGAATTATTGTAGAGATTTCAAATTTATTTGAGCTCACTGAAGAAATCTATGCTCAGTTGATGGACTGTTCGTTAGTTTCTCGATTGCTTTTCGAACGATTTCAAGACAAATCTTCGCATTTTCTTTCGCTCTTCCTATAATCACCTCGTAATCAACAATTTCGTTTCTAACTCCATGAGCATAATTGTCCATGGTGCATATCACTGCATATCGAATTCCAAGTTCCTTGGCAACCGTTGCCTCACTGCCAGCGGTCATACCGACACAATCTGCAAAGTTCTTTATCATCGCTATTTCTGCTCTTGTTTCAAGTCTCGGGCCACGAGTTTGAAAATACACGCCTTTGTCTATGACGGGTAAATTCGAGATCTTCTTAGCTGTCTCAATGAGAACCTGTCGAATCGATTCGTCAAATCCAGGCGTTATATAAACGAGCGAGTCGTTAAAGACGCTTACAGAATTGAATAGATCTATGTAGTCGTGCGGTATGATCAAGGCAGGAATTTCGATGTCTTCTCTCAGACAACCCGCAGAACCGAGACCGATCACTTTATCTACACCCAGAATTTTAAAAGCATAGAAATTTGCTTGATGATTTATAACATGGGGAGGCTTGTTTTTCCTTCTACCATGTCTCTGGATTACCGCAACCTCTACACCGTTTAAATTTCCTAAATCGACTTCTGCAGTTCCAAATGGGGTTTTTAGTTCCATCTCTCTTTTCTCTTTCAAAAACTCGTTTTCAAGTAGCAAAGTTCCCCCAATAACTCCTATCATCTTCTCAACCTCCAATATGTTTTCCCAGAATCCTGAAATCTTTCGATTACTCTTCTTTTTTCCAGAATCTGAATTATTTCAGTTAATTTCATTGGTTGAGAAATTTCGAGATTTATTGGATCCAATTTGAACTCGGAAAACAAAGCATTTTTTATTCCCCAAAAATCTTGCTCTCCCTTTTCGAGAATCCTCAAGACGAGTGCAGATAGTTCCTCCACCAAGTTCCATGGGAAAATTATCCATACATTCTCCGGAACGTATTCTCCAAGATAGTCTGGGATGAATTCTGAGCTTTGAAACATTAAAAGAGCTCCGGTTTTTATTTCATCTGCCTTTACTCTCTGAAGAGTTCTTTTCATTGTCTTTCCTGTGTTTACAAAGTCATCTACGATTAGAGCCCTTTTCACAGAAACCTCCTCTTTTAGTTTTAAATCAATACTAACTACGTCTACACCAAGGTAGTCGCTTAAGATCATTGAAGCGAACCAGCCACCTTTTGCGGGTGCAATGATCTTTTCTGGTCTAAAGGTGTCTTCAAGAACCTGTATTGCTAATTTCCTGCACAAAAGTTCAGCGTATTCCCAGTTCAACACGACGTAGCGATCCATTCAACCACCATTGAAGTTAAGCCTGCCTATTCTGTCTCCGAGATAAACAGCAACGTTGCATGGCATCGGGTTAAGATTTACCTTCTTTTGAAATTCAGTTTGCGATTGCCAAGTGGATGAGTTTACAAGAAAAACACCTCTATAAAAACCAATTCCGAACGTATGGACATGACCACTATGGATTACATCCGGTATTTCCTCGATAACAAGATTGTCTTCCCTTTCTGGTGCTATTGGACTCCTACCACCGTATAGCGGACATAAATGACGTCTTTTTAAAAGTTCTTCCATTCCCTTATGTGGAGCATCGTAGCTTAGTCTGGGAATCTTCGTTACAATGTCATCAAGACTTCGACCATGATACACAAGAACCCTGACACCATTCAGATCAAGAAGAGCAGGATTACCAACGCTCATTACATTTTTGGGAAAGAGAGTTTCAAATTCGTTGGGCAGTGGTGGTTGTGGTTCTGCTTGACGGACCGCATCGTGATTGCCCGGGGAGATTATGAGCTCCACGTCTTTTCTAATTTCATCAAGATTTTCCGCAGCATATTCGTATTGTTGGTAAATGTCTATTATTGCCAATTCCTTTTCTTGTTCTGGATAAACGCCCACCCCATCCACTATGTCCCCAGCCAGAATGACGTATTTTATCTTTTCTGCAATTTCATTCAATTTTTCATCCTGACATTCACAGTTAAGCCATTCGACAAATTTTTTCCATTTCTCTTGAAGAAAACCCTTACTACCGAAATGTGTATCCGATATGAACACTATCCCAAAATTTATTGTCTTTTTATCTCCATTCACAGGAACATCTGGAAAGATTATTCTGTCTGCCACAAGCGAACTCCCTTTTAGTGTTCCCGTGACTCCTATTACCTCATCACCGAGCAATTCTCTTGCAATTTCCGCATTTTTTCCATTTGCAATACAGTTAATCGTCCCAGTCTGATCTTCCAGTTCAATTAAAAAATGATCTTTTCGTTCGATTACATTTGAAACTATACCTACAATACTAACAATCTCCCCTTTAACTCTACCGAGATTTCTGATCTGTGTAGGCTGAATTCTGTTTTTCAAAATTTTGGAAATCTTTTCAAGTCTGGAGTTAAAGTAGGCCACAAAATCTTCAACTTTTCCCTCAACAATTGAAGTTCTAAAATCTCTGAGGATTCTAATTCCTTGATCAGTCTTGAATTCAGCCTGCTTTTTAGTTTCTGGGCTTTTTATTGTTTTGGGCTGAGTAAGAATTGCTCTAACATCCTCCTCACTTATTATAAACTTATTTTTTGCGATTTTACAAACCTCCTCTATAATGGCTTCTGGATCTTCAGAGGAGCAGATAAGTTGGGCCGCCTCAGGACTTATGTTGTGCCCCCGAACAAGAAGTTTTTTGGCAACAGTAACTGGATCGATATTTTTAACTACCCTCTGCCCCCCTTCATTCATGGAAAGAGCTAAGGTTATTGAGTTCTTAAAGGATTTGGTCTCAACAATTGCAATAGTAGCCATAATAATATTTCTTGGAATTGCTATTACCGGATGTTGGCCCTTTATGGTTGCGGTCGAATCGGGAAGCATGGAACCAAATCTCATGCCCGGAGATGTAGTTATACTCATGCACCCCTCCAGAGTTGGGCTTAAAACATGGGAAGATGGAAAGAAATCCGGATACATGAGCTTTGGAGACTATGGGGATGTGATAGTCTACTACCCAAACGGACACGGAAAAGCCATAATTCATAGAGCGATTGCATACGTCAACGCTTCAGAGAATATCCCAGTTCTAAGTGGAGGTAAGCTCTCCAGAACGGAAGAAGTTGCCGAGATTTCCGGATACATCACCCAGGGGGATGCAAACAGAATTCCCGATCAGCTGGCAGTGGTTAGATCGCAAAGCGGATTAGATAGAATTCTACCGGTGCAAGAAGAATGGATTGTAGGTGTTGCAAAGCTTAGGATTCCACTTATAGGTTATCTTAGACTACTTATCCCCATATAATGCCCGAACTTTAACGAACATTGGTCCGCGAACATCTATTTTTCCACCTCTCCACAGAATGTAGTTTCTGACATTTTCCTGAATTGTTAGATTTACACTTGAAAGAGCTTCAACGTTTCTAATTCTGACAAGAACACTTTCTTTTTCTTTAATTGCGTAATCCTCAATTCTTTTCGCTGCGAGAAGAGAGAATGAGTTGATATACCTTATACCGCATCTAATACCCTCTTCAAATAACTTTCTAAATTCCTCAGTTTCGGGGACTCCATAAACGCTTCCGTCATGCACGACGATTTCATTTGCAAATGCGGGTCCGCACAGCTTTGAATTTGGCTCATCCTCTTCGACATATACTTTCACTTCTTTTCCGTATAACTCCCCCTCAAAAGCTAGAAAACTGCAGGGACTGAGGGCATTTGCATTCTTTATAGCGGTTTCGACAATTTTTCTGGCGATCTCAAATCCCGTTGATGTATTTGGAACTTCTTTTACTTTGATAGCCCTCGCAATTTCAAGATCGCTTAACCTTATCTCGCCATAGAGCTGTGGATAAACGAGCTTTCTGACATCTTCATAGCCAAATAAGATCATTGCAAGCCTTTCAACACCGAGACCCAGGTTCATAACAGGGTAGTCTATATCATATTCAGCCAGAGCGGTCGGAGAGTAAACACCAAAAGTTGCAACTTCAACCCATCCATCGCTATATTTTGTCTTGGATCCAACAAGCTTCGGATAAAATGCATATACTTCTGTTTGAGTTGAAGGTATGTAATACTTACTTCTCTTCTCATCTGGCTTGAATTTGAATTTTTCAAAGCCGAATTGTCTTAGCAGAGCTTCTGCAACCGCTTTTCCATCATCCACTGTTATATCTTCGTCAACAACAACACAACTTGCGGAGAAATAACTGTATAGTCGTGTTGCATCCTCCCCCTGTTCTTTTCTGAAGCATCTGTCTACACTAAAGAGTTTTATCGGTAAAGGAAGCTTATCTGCAATTTCGCTAAGGGTTATGAACCATCCGGTTGTCATATGGCTACGAAGGGTTAGTTTGCTAGGCTCGGGCTTTAACTCCTTGAATTCGGGAAAGACTTCATCGATCACCCTTATTGCTGTTAGATCATCAACTCCAAGCACTTTTGCTATCTCATAGCTAAGATCGTCCCCATCAATTCGACCCTTTTTATAAGAATGAAACACTTTCCTTAATTCCTCTTCATCTATGTCCTTTCCGATTATTTTTTTAATTTTCTCGATCCTGTCCAGAGAAATTCCAACATTGGGTTTTGGAAGGGATGCCAAGTAGAAACATCGATCAAGAACAGCCAAAGCTTCCTTTCCAAACTGTTTTTTCACATGCACGTCTTCGACGATTAAAGGATTTACAACTTCCTTAAAGCCCATCGATAGATATGCTCTCCTGAGCATTTCAATGGTTTTAAAAAGCGGATGTTCTTCGCCATAAGAATATCCTAACCGTGGATAAGTTTTGTTTGGATTAAAATTCTCAATTATCTCCTTTCCACTCAGCCAAGCCTTTTCAAAGTCTTTTCCTGCAAGCTCTTTGAACTTTCTTGCGTTAAATTTCATAGGCAAGTTTTGGCAGTAAAGTTATTTATCTTTGTCGTAATTACCCATGTGCTTAAAAGGGAAAAGAGAAGGGAAAAAGAGATAGCTTTGGAAAGGGTTGTATATCTGATTAAAAGAGCTGAAGAGTTTAAAAATATCGATTATGAACTGTCAAGGCGATACATTGAGCTATCAAAAAAGATTGCAACGAAATATCGCGTAAGAATCCCCAAAGAGTATAAGTTATATTTCTGCAAAAAATGTTTATACCCTTACAAAAGCGATAAATTTCGAGTAAGAATTAATAAATCCGCGGTTGTTATAACCTGCCTGAACTGTATGCACGTAAGAAGATTTCAACTGAAGGGAGATCGAAATGTTCGAAGGACTTGAAAAGATTTGTGATGTTTACATGATCGAAACCTATGCATATGACGAAACTCCAAAGCCAGTAGCACCAAAACCAGCGGATTTTGTCGTTGTAAAACCAAAAAATACAGTCGAAGTTTCCGAAATATTAAGGTTTGCAAACGATCGTAAAATACCTGTTTTTATTCGTGGCGGCGGAACAGGGCTAAGCGGTGGAGCAATTCCAACAAGAAAAGGAATCCTCTTATCAACTGAAAAGATGCGAAATATTGAGATTGATAAGAGAAACAGAGTTGCGATTTGCCAAGCAGGAGTAACGCTTGAGGAGTTATCTCGAAATGCTGAAAAAGAGGGGCTCAGCTTTCCTCCACGCCCAGGAGCTGAAAGTGCCACTGTAGGAGGTATGATAGCCACAAATGCTGGAGGGGTAAGAGCTCTAAAGTTTGGGGTCATGAGAAATTACGTACTAGGTATGGAAGTCGTTCTTCCAGATGGGAGAATCCTAAATCTTGGTGGGAAAACTCTTAAAAGTTCTTCAGGTTACTCTTTGCTTCATTTAATGATAGGAAACGAGGGGACGCTTGGTGTTATTACAAAGGCAATAATAAGGCTTCTTCCTCCGCTTAGAGATATGACAATGCTTGCAATACCATTCAAAAGTGTGGAGAACGCCTTAAATTTTGCCATAGAAACGTCTTTATCTTTTACACCGCTGGCAATGGAGTTCATGGATAAAAAGGCTGTTGAAATTGGGGAAACTGTCAGTGGAAAAAGATGGGTAAGTAAAGAGGGCAATGCTCATATAATAGCGATTCTCGAAAACAGAGAAGAAGCTGAGAAAGTTGCAGACATCGCATACAATCACGGAGCTATAGACATTTTTGTGCCAAGTCAAAGAGAGCAGAAAGACCTCCTTGAACTTCGAGGCAAAATTTATTTTGGATTAAAGGATAAAATCATCGAAATACTTGACGTTTGCATACCTCCTGCAGAGATAGCAGAATTTTTGAGAAGAAGTGAAGAACTTGCCAGGAAATATGGGATTGAGCTGATAACTTACGGGCATCTGGGAGATGGTAATTTGCACCAGCATCCGCTTTTGTTCGATGGATGGGAAAAAAGTTATCCAAAGTTCAGAAAAGAAATTCTGAAACTTGGTATCGAATTTGGCGGAGTTATAAGCGGTGAACACGGTATAGGGGTGCTGAAGAAAGAGGAGCTCAGGGAGTTCTATCCGGAGCAATATAATCTGATGCTTGAAATAAAGAAGATATTTGATCCCAATTTTATTCTGAATCCAGACAAAATATTTTAGGGCTCAACAATCGTGCCTATTTTTTCACCTTTTAGAACTCTAAGGATGTTTTCAGGTTCCCCCTTGAAAACGATCGTTTTTATTTTGCTCCTCTCTATTATTTTTGTAGATAATATATCCATCACAACGTTTGCTCCAGCTTCCATTGATAAATTGGAGATCAGCTTCACGAGTTCTGAAGACTTGATTTTTTCTAACTTTTTAGCATTTGGGTTCTTTTTAGGATCCTCAGAATAGACACCGTCTACAGAAGTTGCATTTAAAAAGAGGTCTGCCTTTACAAACTCCGCAAGAAGTGCTGAAGTCGCATCGGTAGTGTGCCCGGGAAAAGTTCCACCCATAACAACTGCCTTATAGCTTTTACTTAGTTCTTCAGCTTCTATAAAGTTTTCAGGAATCTTTTTTGCAGAATTTTTCATAGCATAAGCAAGAAGCATTGCATTGATCCGGGTGACTGCTATCCCTAAATAATCGCACATAGTTTCATTCGCCCCGAGCTCTCTCGCCTTTTTTATTATCTCTCTTGCAAGTTTTCCACCACCCACTACTACGAAAAGCTCATTTTCATCTGAAATTCTGTCGAGAACATCAGCATAACTCTTTATTCTTTGAGCATCCCCTTCAAAAACCGAACCACCAAGTGAAATGACTACACGCATGAAAAAAGTTCAAGTTTGCCTTTTATATTTTTTGGCATGAATTTTGAGATAGGTAGATAGTAATTTATAACCTCTCATGGTTATTTTTCTGTGGCACTAACAAGAGATATTGCGGATGAGCTCAGAGATTCATACATAGACTATGCAATGAGCGTTATCGTGGGAAGAGCTTTGCCAGACGTTAGAGATGGACTTAAACCGGTGCAGAGAAGAATTTTGTATGCGATGTTCGAAATGGGACTAAGGAGCGACAGACAGTTTAGAAAGTGTGCAAGAATAGTGGGAGAAGTTTTGGGTAAGTATCATCCGCACGGCGATGCAGCTGTTTATGATGCTCTGGTTAGACTTGCACAAGACTTCACGATGAGATATCCCCTTATTGAAGGTCAGGGTAATTTTGGTAGTGTTGATGGCGACTCCCCAGCGGCGATGCGTTATACAGAGGCAAGACTTTCAAAAATAGCTGAAGAAATGCTGGCAGATATCGATAAGGAGACGGTAGATTTCGTACCTAATTTCGATGCAACTTTACAAGAGCCAATCGTATTGCCGTCTAAAATCCCAAATTTGCTCATTAATGGTTCAAGCGGGATAGCGGTTGGAATGGCAACAAACATTCCTCCTCACAATCTAGTAGAAGTCTGCTCAGCCATAGTTCAATACATAAAAAATCCACAAATCACACTTGAAGAGCTCATGGAGTTTATAAAGGGGCCTGATTTTCCGACTGGGGGGGTAATAGTTGGTATTGATGGAATCGTTGAAGCCTACAGAAGTGGTAGAGGCAAAATAACAGTTCGGGGAAAAGTGGAATTAGAAGAAGATAGGATTGTAATAAAGGAAATTCCCTACATGGTAAACAAGTCTCGCCTTGTAGAAAGTATAGCAGAACTTGCCAAGGAATTGGACGAAATTAGAAGTATAAGAGATGAATCGGATAGAGAGGGGATAAGAATAGTCATCGAATTACGTAAAGATTCCAATCCCGAAATCGTGCTCAAAAAGCTATACATGAATACCAATCTCGAAACAACTTTCAGCATTACGCTTTTAGCTCTCGTGAATAACGAACCAAAACTGTTAAGTTTAATAGATATAATTTCGGAATTTGTAAAGCATAGAAGGGAGATTATAAGAAGGAAAATTGTTCACGAACTTAAAAAAACACGAGAGAGACTTCACATAGTCGAGGGACTAAAGAAAGTTATAGAAGACATAGATAATGCCATAGCACTAATTAAATCTTCCAAATCTCCATCAGAAGCGAAAAAGTCTCTCATTGAGAAGTATTCTCTTTCAGAAGTTCAGGCTGATGCAGTTCTGCAAACGAGACTTCAAAAGCTAACGAACATCGAAGTCCAATCTTTGGTAGAAGAACACAATCAATTGAAAAAAACAATTATGGAGTTCGAATCGATTCTTGCAGAACCCAAAAAATTGGATGAGATTCTTATCTCTGAAATAAACGAGATAAAGGAGAAATATGGGGATGCAAGAAGAACAGAAATAGTTTTGAGCATTGATAAGCCTGTTTTGGCAGAAGAGACAATAGTGTTAGTGACTTCCGACGGTTTTATAAAAAGAATGTCTCCAATTAACTTCAAGAAGCAGGAGCGAGGAGGAGTCGGGGTAATCGCAGCAAGTGTAAAAGAAAATGATGAGATAGTATTTTTCAATGTGTGCAAAACCGATGAAAAACTTCTGGTTTTTACAGAGAATGGTAATGCCTTCTGGATCGATATTGAGGAAATTCCGAACATGGATAGGGTATCAGGAGGGACATCGTTGAGAAAGTTCATCCGGCTCGAAGATGAAAAAGTAATTTCTGCGGTTAACGTTAGGTCTTTTGATGATGGTGAAGTTCTTATATTGTCAAAAAATGGCTATATCAAAAGAGTCCCCCTAAAGGAATTTGAAAATGCCAAAAGAGCAGGAATAAGAGCTTCGAGCGAAAATATTGCATTTGCAACACTCTTAAAAGGGAAAGATGTCTTTTTGGCGACAGAAATGGGATACGTTTTGAGGGTGAGTGCGGATGACATCCCGGTATACTCGAGAAACTCACGTGGAGTGGTTGCTATGCGTCCAAGAGAGGGTGACAGAATTGTATGGATTACGTCAGGAATCGATGAAAAACTCCTGCTATTGACAGAAAATGGATTTGGAAAAAAGGTCGAGATTTCGAATTTTAGAACCCTTCACCGCGGAGCTAAAGGAATAGTGGGATATGGTATTACTGAAAAGACGGGTAAATTGGTTTTGGCTGAAATTTGTGGCAAGGGCGATTTATTCATTATCAGCAGAGACGGATATTGCCTAAGAACAGATTTGGAAGAAATTCCAACCCAAGGAAGGACGTCTTCTGGTGTTATAATTAGCAAGAAGGGTATTTGGAGAGCCTTTATATACAAGTAAAAAGATTTGTTCTTTTCAAAAACTCTAAATTTTTCAGGCATTGAAGTGCGATCGTGATAGTCGCAGATGTTAGTATTATTCCAATAGGTGCCGGCGAGAGTGTCTCAAAATTTGTCAAAAAAGCAGTGGAAGAGCTCAAAAAGAGTGGACTGAGGGTAGAGGTCTCGGCGATGAGCACAGTTGTTGAGGCAAATAACATTGATGTTCTTTTCGCTGCAATTCAAAGGGCAAGAGAAGCCGTGTTCAGCATGGGTGCCAAAAGAGTTTACACGATTATCCGAATAGACGAAAGAAGAGACAAAGAGTCAGGAATCGATATTAAAAAGTCTGCAATTTCATAGAACGCCAGAAGTAAAATCTAATGAAATTCCCAAATGATGTCTCTTGCTCACTTTTTGATGTTATCTCAACCTGTTCTCGAGAAAAAATTATAGCC encodes the following:
- the sucD gene encoding succinate--CoA ligase subunit alpha; amino-acid sequence: MAIIVDESTKAIVQGITGSQGRFHAERMLKYGTKIVAGVTPGKGGEKLFGVPIFNTVSEAVRETGANASVIFVPASFATDAIMEAVNAGIKVVVCITEGIPVHDELKAYLRVKEAGAILVGPNCPGVISPGKCHLGIMPTHVFKEGNVGVVSRSGTLTYQISYNLTSLGIGQSTVVGIGGDRIVGLTFAEVLEMFEKDKQTEAIVLIGEIGGRDEERTAEFIKENISKPVVGYIAGITAPPGKRMGHAGAIIEGGVGTAESKIRALKAVGVEVGKTPKEVAELVAKKLK
- the serA gene encoding phosphoglycerate dehydrogenase, with translation MRVLVAEHISDEAVELMKKEGLEVDVKTGLKKEEILNIIQNYDALIVRSQVKVDRDIIEKAKNLKIIGRAGVGVDNIDLESATARGIVVVNAPGGNTISTAEHTIALIFALARKIPQAYLSMKEKKWDRKKFTGIELRGKTIGVIGLGRVGFEVAKRCKALEMNVLAFDPYIPPERAQQIGIKLVDFETLLKESDIITLHVPKTKETMGLIKKEQIDLMKKGVLIVNTARGGIIDEKALIEGLQNGKIGGVALDVFEKEPPDFNSPIFTFENVITTPHLGASTEEAQLSVGLIVAEDIINLAKGLPVKNAVNLPSIEPAEFEFIHPYMLLAEKMGKIASARLGGVIRNVKLKFSGKIAEKNKEFVVRALLQGLLEKTLGAGINLISAKKIAEERRIKVETSVVEKVENYESLLEVEIESDGKSISFAGTCFGKEYRLLRIDVYHVNFIPKGHYIISLHEDKPGVIGRVGTLFGKNNINIAGMIVGRKGDKPGGVQLMLLLVDDPPTEEVLKEMLKLDGIIDATYVEL
- a CDS encoding S26 family signal peptidase, with amino-acid sequence MERAKVIEFLKDLVSTIAIVAIIIFLGIAITGCWPFMVAVESGSMEPNLMPGDVVILMHPSRVGLKTWEDGKKSGYMSFGDYGDVIVYYPNGHGKAIIHRAIAYVNASENIPVLSGGKLSRTEEVAEISGYITQGDANRIPDQLAVVRSQSGLDRILPVQEEWIVGVAKLRIPLIGYLRLLIPI
- a CDS encoding phosphoribosyltransferase family protein codes for the protein MDRYVVLNWEYAELLCRKLAIQVLEDTFRPEKIIAPAKGGWFASMILSDYLGVDVVSIDLKLKEEVSVKRALIVDDFVNTGKTMKRTLQRVKADEIKTGALLMFQSSEFIPDYLGEYVPENVWIIFPWNLVEELSALVLRILEKGEQDFWGIKNALFSEFKLDPINLEISQPMKLTEIIQILEKRRVIERFQDSGKTYWRLRR
- a CDS encoding S4 domain-containing protein, whose translation is MRLDLWLVKEGYFKTRNRAKIAIKQGLVRVNGVVVKKPSAEVNESYMIEVLDDKPAGYWKLKHLDETFGIFKGDEVVLDLGSSAGGFLLYARERAKFVYGIEFSKEFEEALKELESLGNVKIFIEDAFKFDISKIEHVDVILNDLTLPFASSMTALRRFLPKLKPDGKILFVHKLSKGNEADFKGFEIIAFERAKDKREVYYLIKPIELCKSEQ
- a CDS encoding MTAP family purine nucleoside phosphorylase yields the protein MIGVIGGTLLLENEFLKEKREMELKTPFGTAEVDLGNLNGVEVAVIQRHGRRKNKPPHVINHQANFYAFKILGVDKVIGLGSAGCLREDIEIPALIIPHDYIDLFNSVSVFNDSLVYITPGFDESIRQVLIETAKKISNLPVIDKGVYFQTRGPRLETRAEIAMIKNFADCVGMTAGSEATVAKELGIRYAVICTMDNYAHGVRNEIVDYEVIIGRAKENAKICLEIVRKAIEKLTNSPSTEHRFLQ
- a CDS encoding DNA-directed DNA polymerase II small subunit; translation: MNEGGQRVVKNIDPVTVAKKLLVRGHNISPEAAQLICSSEDPEAIIEEVCKIAKNKFIISEEDVRAILTQPKTIKSPETKKQAEFKTDQGIRILRDFRTSIVEGKVEDFVAYFNSRLEKISKILKNRIQPTQIRNLGRVKGEIVSIVGIVSNVIERKDHFLIELEDQTGTINCIANGKNAEIARELLGDEVIGVTGTLKGSSLVADRIIFPDVPVNGDKKTINFGIVFISDTHFGSKGFLQEKWKKFVEWLNCECQDEKLNEIAEKIKYVILAGDIVDGVGVYPEQEKELAIIDIYQQYEYAAENLDEIRKDVELIISPGNHDAVRQAEPQPPLPNEFETLFPKNVMSVGNPALLDLNGVRVLVYHGRSLDDIVTKIPRLSYDAPHKGMEELLKRRHLCPLYGGRSPIAPEREDNLVIEEIPDVIHSGHVHTFGIGFYRGVFLVNSSTWQSQTEFQKKVNLNPMPCNVAVYLGDRIGRLNFNGG